From one Mycolicibacterium sp. HK-90 genomic stretch:
- a CDS encoding mycofactocin-coupled SDR family oxidoreductase, protein MAGRVEGKVALVTGAARGQGRSHALRLAQEGADIIAVDVCGPVTDTSAIPASTPDDLAETADLVKGINRRIVTAEVDVRDFDALKAAVDSGVEQLGRLDIVVANAGIGNGGDVLHETKQSDWDDMIGVNLSGVWKTVKSAVPHILSGGQGGSIVLTSSVGGLKAYPHTGHYIAAKHGVIGLMRSFAVELGQHSIRVNSVCPTNVNTPMFMNEGTMKLFRPDLENPGPDDMAVVAQLMHVLPVGWVEPVDISNAVLFLASDEARYITGLPVTVDAGSMLK, encoded by the coding sequence ATGGCAGGCAGAGTCGAGGGCAAGGTTGCCCTCGTTACCGGGGCGGCACGCGGGCAGGGGCGCAGCCATGCGCTGCGATTGGCGCAAGAGGGTGCCGACATCATTGCCGTCGACGTCTGCGGCCCGGTCACCGATACCAGTGCGATCCCGGCATCGACCCCCGACGATCTCGCCGAGACGGCAGATCTGGTCAAGGGGATCAATCGCCGGATCGTCACGGCCGAAGTCGATGTGCGCGACTTCGACGCGCTCAAGGCTGCGGTCGACAGCGGTGTCGAGCAACTCGGCCGTCTCGACATCGTGGTGGCCAACGCCGGCATCGGCAACGGCGGCGACGTCCTGCACGAGACCAAGCAATCCGACTGGGACGACATGATCGGCGTCAACCTGTCGGGGGTCTGGAAGACCGTGAAATCTGCTGTCCCGCATATTCTCTCCGGCGGGCAAGGCGGTTCGATCGTCCTCACCAGCTCGGTCGGCGGCCTCAAGGCCTACCCGCATACCGGCCATTACATCGCGGCCAAGCACGGTGTGATCGGGTTGATGCGCAGCTTCGCGGTCGAGTTGGGCCAGCACTCGATCCGGGTGAACTCGGTGTGTCCGACCAACGTGAACACCCCGATGTTCATGAACGAGGGCACGATGAAGCTGTTCCGTCCCGACCTGGAGAACCCGGGTCCCGACGACATGGCCGTGGTCGCGCAGCTCATGCATGTGCTCCCGGTCGGCTGGGTGGAGCCCGTCGACATCAGCAACGCGGTGTTGTTCCTGGCCTCTGACGAGGCGCGCTACATCACCGGCCTGCCGGTCACCGTGGACGCCGGCAGCATGCTCAAGTAG
- a CDS encoding cytochrome P450, whose product MTDLASVDYFADPAVAQDPYDYYEYLRSNGPVFAEPHHGVVAVTGYQEVMAAFKDHASFSAVNAIGGLFPPLPFEPEGDDISEQIEAHRHLFPIHEHMVVMDPPQHERARSLLSKLLTPRRLKENEDYMWQLVDHQIDQFIDNGRCEFLSEYAKPFATSAIIDLLGVPEADRPEFLAALGAERPEGNRVGALDGEPVGLDPLQYLDDKFAGYLAERRREPRGDVLSGMATATYPDGSTPELLEVVKPATFLFAAGQETVTKLLSAAVQTLGDRPEYQQLLRENPDGIPTFIEEALRMHAPTKVDFRLVRKTTTLGGVSLKAGTIVMLCLGAANRDPRKFEDPQEFRPDRKNVREHIAFGRGIHTCAGAPLARVEGQITVRRLLDRMRDIGIDESAHGPAGQRNYTYEPTFLLRGLTELNITFTPAKA is encoded by the coding sequence ATGACCGATCTCGCCTCCGTCGACTACTTCGCCGACCCCGCCGTCGCCCAGGATCCCTACGACTACTACGAGTACCTGCGCAGCAATGGGCCGGTGTTCGCCGAACCGCACCACGGCGTGGTGGCGGTGACCGGCTACCAGGAAGTGATGGCGGCCTTCAAAGACCATGCGTCGTTCTCGGCGGTCAACGCGATCGGCGGCCTGTTCCCGCCGCTGCCCTTCGAGCCGGAGGGGGACGACATCAGCGAGCAGATCGAGGCGCACCGGCACCTGTTCCCGATCCACGAGCACATGGTGGTGATGGACCCGCCTCAGCACGAGCGGGCGCGCTCACTGTTGAGCAAGCTGCTCACGCCGCGGCGGCTCAAGGAGAACGAGGACTACATGTGGCAGCTGGTCGATCACCAGATCGACCAGTTCATCGACAACGGTAGGTGTGAATTCCTCTCCGAGTACGCCAAACCCTTTGCCACCTCGGCGATCATCGACCTGCTCGGGGTTCCCGAAGCGGACCGGCCCGAATTCCTGGCCGCGCTCGGCGCGGAACGGCCCGAGGGAAACCGGGTCGGTGCGCTCGACGGTGAGCCGGTCGGGCTCGATCCCCTGCAGTACCTCGACGACAAGTTCGCCGGATACCTCGCCGAGCGCAGGCGCGAGCCCCGCGGAGATGTGCTGTCCGGCATGGCCACCGCCACCTACCCCGACGGGTCGACTCCGGAGCTCCTGGAGGTCGTCAAGCCGGCGACGTTCCTGTTCGCCGCCGGGCAGGAGACCGTGACCAAGCTGCTCAGCGCCGCGGTGCAAACTCTCGGCGACCGGCCCGAATATCAGCAGCTGCTGCGCGAGAACCCGGATGGGATCCCGACTTTCATCGAGGAAGCGCTGCGGATGCATGCCCCGACGAAGGTCGACTTCCGGCTGGTCCGCAAGACCACCACGCTGGGTGGTGTGTCCCTGAAGGCCGGCACCATCGTGATGCTGTGCCTCGGTGCGGCCAACCGCGATCCCCGCAAGTTCGAGGATCCCCAGGAGTTCCGTCCGGATCGCAAGAACGTCCGCGAACACATCGCCTTCGGTCGCGGCATCCACACCTGCGCGGGCGCGCCGCTGGCCCGGGTGGAAGGTCAGATCACGGTGCGACGTCTGCTGGATCGTATGCGCGACATCGGGATCGACGAATCCGCGCATGGCCCGGCCGGGCAGCGGAACTACACCTACGAGCCGACGTTCCTGTTGCGTGGCCTGACCGAACTGAACATCACGTTCACCCCAGCGAAAGCGTGA
- a CDS encoding ferredoxin, which yields MSATRVQVDAGLCEGHALCIQLAPDVFDLSDDEVAGATPPDGRWDQRTWDTVKSAVDACPRQAISLLDTSTKGQ from the coding sequence ATGAGCGCAACCCGGGTCCAGGTGGATGCCGGCCTGTGCGAGGGCCATGCGCTGTGCATCCAACTTGCCCCTGACGTGTTCGACCTGTCCGACGACGAGGTGGCCGGCGCCACCCCGCCGGACGGCCGGTGGGATCAACGTACCTGGGACACCGTCAAATCTGCCGTCGACGCCTGCCCGCGCCAGGCGATCAGCCTGCTCGACACCAGCACGAAAGGCCAGTGA
- a CDS encoding NAD(P)/FAD-dependent oxidoreductase, with protein sequence MSTYDVAIIGGGPAGLTAAAELTRGTSLNVVVLERESEAGGIPRHSDHPGYGIRDMLTFISGPEYARRLVREATAAGAEIRTATMVTDWAGERSLELTSPAGRERLDARAVILATGARERARPARMIPGDRPGGVYTTGQLQNTVHLQHRSVGKRAVIVGAELVSYSAVLTLKHAGCETALMTSEYPSPESYAVFNIAGRTPLMGVEVATTTRVTRIIGKGVVVGVEIANTRTGQRRIVACDTVVFTGDWIPDHELARSAGLDMDPRSLGPVVDTALRTSREGVFAIGNLLHPVDTADIAALDGRHVAAQVRRYLDGTRTPEQAVRVEAADPLRWVAPGLLRPGDPAPARHRLLLWTDALVRIPKVVARQDGKVIGRKTLPWPASPGRVFRVPSSILDAVDRRGGAVTLSLG encoded by the coding sequence GTGAGCACCTACGACGTCGCGATCATCGGCGGCGGGCCCGCGGGCCTGACCGCTGCCGCCGAGCTGACCCGCGGCACCAGCCTGAATGTGGTGGTGTTGGAACGCGAATCCGAGGCCGGGGGCATTCCGCGCCACAGTGACCACCCGGGTTACGGCATCCGTGACATGTTGACCTTCATCAGCGGGCCGGAGTACGCACGTCGCCTGGTCCGCGAGGCCACGGCGGCCGGGGCCGAGATCCGCACGGCCACCATGGTCACCGACTGGGCGGGTGAGCGGTCCCTTGAGCTCACCTCGCCCGCCGGGCGCGAACGGCTCGACGCCCGCGCGGTCATCCTGGCCACCGGCGCCCGCGAACGCGCCCGCCCGGCCCGGATGATCCCCGGCGACCGGCCCGGCGGCGTCTACACCACCGGGCAGCTGCAGAACACCGTGCACCTGCAGCACCGCAGCGTGGGCAAGCGGGCCGTCATCGTCGGCGCCGAACTCGTCAGCTACTCGGCGGTGCTCACCCTCAAGCACGCCGGCTGCGAAACCGCGCTGATGACAAGCGAATACCCGTCGCCCGAGTCGTACGCGGTCTTCAACATCGCCGGCCGGACCCCGCTGATGGGCGTCGAAGTGGCGACCACGACGCGGGTGACCCGCATCATAGGCAAGGGCGTGGTCGTGGGCGTCGAGATCGCGAACACCCGCACCGGGCAGCGCCGCATCGTGGCCTGCGACACCGTGGTCTTCACCGGTGACTGGATTCCCGATCACGAGTTGGCCCGTTCCGCCGGGCTCGACATGGACCCGCGCAGCCTCGGGCCCGTCGTCGACACCGCGCTGCGGACCAGCCGGGAAGGCGTGTTCGCGATCGGCAACCTGCTGCACCCGGTGGACACCGCCGACATCGCCGCGCTCGACGGCCGCCATGTGGCCGCCCAGGTGCGTCGCTATCTCGACGGCACCCGCACCCCGGAGCAGGCGGTCCGCGTCGAAGCCGCGGATCCGCTGCGCTGGGTCGCGCCCGGACTGCTCCGGCCCGGCGATCCGGCACCCGCACGCCACCGGCTGCTGCTGTGGACCGATGCCCTGGTGCGCATTCCGAAAGTGGTTGCGCGTCAGGATGGCAAGGTTATCGGCCGCAAGACCCTGCCGTGGCCGGCCTCGCCCGGTCGGGTGTTCCGGGTACCGTCGAGCATCCTCGACGCGGTCGATCGCCGCGGCGGGGCGGTCACGCTTTCGCTGGGGTGA
- a CDS encoding TetR/AcrR family transcriptional regulator, translating into MAAARAAKEKDAGTRKRLIEATAQVIRDEGYAAATTRRIAAVAGVRSALVYYYFDTLDDLYIAVLRSGADVALARLREAITTDDPLRALWLINSDSRVTGLNTEFMALANHRKAIGAELKTYSERVRDIEATAMAGVLRAHGVDMEEFPPVVMSMLLTQSARSLCNEEAVGVTEGHAEFRAFVERFLRRFGTGQAAT; encoded by the coding sequence ATGGCGGCGGCACGTGCAGCCAAGGAGAAGGACGCGGGCACCCGCAAGCGCCTGATCGAGGCGACCGCCCAGGTCATCCGGGACGAGGGTTACGCCGCGGCCACCACCCGCCGCATCGCGGCCGTCGCCGGGGTGCGCTCGGCGCTGGTCTATTACTACTTCGACACCCTCGACGACCTGTACATCGCGGTCTTGCGCAGCGGCGCCGACGTGGCGCTGGCCCGGTTACGGGAGGCCATCACCACCGACGATCCACTCCGGGCCCTGTGGCTGATCAACTCCGATTCGAGGGTGACCGGGCTCAACACGGAGTTCATGGCGCTGGCCAATCACCGCAAGGCAATCGGCGCCGAACTCAAGACCTACTCCGAACGGGTCCGCGACATCGAGGCGACCGCCATGGCCGGGGTGCTGCGCGCCCACGGTGTGGACATGGAGGAGTTCCCGCCGGTGGTGATGTCGATGCTGCTCACCCAGTCCGCCCGCAGCCTCTGCAACGAAGAGGCGGTCGGCGTGACCGAGGGCCACGCCGAGTTCCGCGCCTTCGTCGAGCGGTTCCTGCGCCGGTTCGGCACCGGCCAGGCCGCTACTTGA
- a CDS encoding NAD(P)/FAD-dependent oxidoreductase — protein sequence MNTPTSDGFDVVVIGAGIVGSAIARELSGYHLSVALLEARDDVGDGTSKANTAILHTGFDAKPGTLESSMVSRGYHLLSDYAARTGIPVEHTGAILVAWDDEQLDALPGLKDKAEANGYHRCEIVDSAAVYTAIPALGPGALGGLTVPDESIICTWTVNLALATDAVNRGATLLTDHRVERVETGADGTTLHTSAGPVRTQWVVNAAGLGADVIDNLFGFSRFTVTPRRGELIVYDKLARPLVDKIVLPVPTSRGKGVLVSPTIYGNVMLGPTSEDLTDRTATGTSETGFEFLLDKGRALMPRLLDEEVTATYAGLRAAIDHGDYLIEADPAQHYLLVGGIRSTGLTAGMAIAEYARDQLISAGLELAPADELPDPPQMPNLGEAFPRPYQQAEKIAADPAYGRIVCFCERVTEGELRDACHSVIPPAAVEGLRRRTRVMNGRCQAFFCGAEVQSVFERESQESK from the coding sequence ATGAACACCCCGACCTCGGACGGCTTCGACGTCGTGGTCATCGGAGCCGGCATCGTCGGCTCCGCCATCGCACGCGAGCTGTCCGGGTACCACCTGTCGGTGGCCCTGCTCGAGGCCCGCGACGATGTCGGCGACGGCACCAGCAAGGCCAACACCGCGATCCTGCACACCGGATTCGACGCCAAACCCGGCACGCTGGAATCCAGCATGGTCAGCCGCGGCTACCACCTGCTGTCCGACTACGCGGCCCGCACCGGGATCCCGGTCGAGCACACCGGGGCGATCCTGGTGGCCTGGGACGACGAACAACTCGATGCGCTACCGGGATTGAAGGACAAGGCCGAGGCCAACGGGTATCACCGGTGCGAGATCGTCGACTCCGCGGCCGTGTACACCGCGATCCCCGCGCTGGGTCCGGGTGCTCTCGGCGGGCTCACCGTTCCCGACGAGTCGATCATCTGCACCTGGACGGTCAACCTCGCGCTGGCCACCGACGCCGTCAACCGGGGCGCCACCCTGCTGACCGATCACCGGGTGGAGCGCGTCGAGACCGGTGCCGATGGGACCACCCTGCACACGTCCGCGGGTCCCGTGCGTACCCAGTGGGTGGTCAACGCCGCCGGGTTGGGCGCCGACGTCATCGACAACCTGTTCGGCTTCTCGCGATTCACCGTGACCCCACGCCGCGGCGAGCTCATCGTCTACGACAAGCTGGCCCGGCCGCTGGTCGACAAGATCGTTCTCCCGGTGCCGACGTCGCGAGGCAAGGGCGTTCTCGTCAGCCCCACCATCTACGGCAACGTCATGCTCGGCCCCACCTCGGAGGACCTCACCGACCGCACCGCGACCGGCACCTCGGAAACCGGATTCGAGTTCCTGCTGGACAAGGGCCGCGCGCTGATGCCCCGGCTGCTGGACGAGGAGGTCACCGCCACCTATGCCGGCCTGCGGGCCGCGATCGATCACGGCGACTATCTGATCGAGGCCGATCCGGCACAGCACTACCTGCTGGTCGGCGGCATCCGGTCCACCGGTCTGACCGCGGGCATGGCCATCGCCGAATACGCTCGGGACCAACTGATCTCGGCCGGCCTTGAGCTCGCCCCGGCCGATGAGCTACCCGACCCGCCGCAGATGCCCAACCTCGGCGAGGCGTTCCCCCGTCCCTATCAGCAGGCCGAGAAGATCGCGGCCGACCCCGCATACGGCCGGATCGTGTGTTTTTGCGAACGGGTCACCGAGGGTGAGCTGCGCGACGCCTGCCATTCCGTCATCCCACCCGCGGCCGTGGAAGGCCTGCGCCGGCGCACCCGCGTGATGAACGGCCGCTGCCAGGCCTTCTTCTGCGGCGCCGAGGTGCAGTCGGTCTTCGAGCGGGAATCTCAGGAGAGCAAGTAG